Part of the Bacillus cereus group sp. RP43 genome is shown below.
CTTCTGTCACCTTTGGCTCTTCCGGTTTAGTTTGGACTTCCATTTCTTCTATTGTTTCTTCTTTACTTTGTTCTTCTTCTGGTTTCACCCAAATTTCCGGCTTGTCTGTTACCTCTGGTTTTTCTAACACATTCGGTTCTTCTGTCACCTTTGGCGATTCCGGTTTAGTTTGGACTTCCATTTCTTCTATTGTTTCTTCTTTACTTTGTTCTTCTTCTGGTTTCACCCAAATTTCCGGCTTGTCTGTTACCTCTGGTTTTTCTAACACATTCGGTTCTTCTGTCACCTTTGGCGATTCCGGTTTAGTTGGGGCTTCCAATTCTTCTATTGTTTCTTCTTTATTTTGTTCTTCCTCTGGTTTTACCCAAATTTCCGGTTTGTCTGTTACCTCTGGCTTCTCTAACACATTCGGTTCTTCTGTCACCTTTGGCTCTTCCGGTTTTAATGACTCTTCCAATTCTTCTGTTGTTTCTTCTTTATTTTGTTCTTCCTCTGGTTTCACCCAGATTTCCGGCTTGTCTGTTACCTCTGGTTTTTCTAACACATTCGGTTCTTCTGTCACCTTTGGGTTTTCCGGTTTTAATGACTCTTCTATTTCTTCTGTTGTTTCTTCTTCAATCTTTTCTTCTTCTGGTTTCACCCAAATTTCTGGTTTGTCCGTTACCTCTGGTTTTTCTGGCTTATTCGGCTCTTCTGTCACCTTTGGCTCTTCCGGTTTTAATGACTCTTCCAGTTCTTCTGTTGTTTCTTCTTTACCTTGCTCTTCTACTTCTGTTGCTTCATGGATCTTTATATTTGTAATATCATATCCGTTAACTTTCGATTGATATCCTGATACTGGTTGTTCTTTCACTTCATACTTATAAGCTTTTCCCTCATTATCAACTGCTGGTAACTTTTCAAACTCGTATTTCCAGTCATTTGCTGCAGTAACTTCCTTCGTTGCAATGACTTTACCATTTTGCAGTAAATCTACTTTAATGTTCTCTGGGCGATCTTTTACTTTGTCATCTTTCCACGTTTTCGTTCCTGCAACAGATGTAGTTTTCAACTTATTTGGAACCATAAGTTTTATTCCATTTACATCATCCTTCTTAATTGTAAAAGGAATTTTCGTTTGCGGATCGAACTCTACATAGTTCGGTGCTGAAATTTCTTGTACATAGTAATTACCTGGAGCAAGATTTGGTACTTCAACTACTCCGTCTTGATTTGTTGTATAAGAATCACCAATTTGCTGACCTGACTCTGTGTATAATTTAAAAGAAACACCTGGAATAACTTTCCCTTCGTTCCCTTCAATATGCTTAACAATTTGCAGCGTTCCTTTCGCAGGTAAATCCCCTTCAGCTCCGCCGCCAAATGATATATTTTCAACTTTTACACTATTAGATTCTGAAACAGGTTTCTCATATAAAATTTGATAATCAAGTTTATAGTCATTTTGTAGGAATTTTAAACTTTTTCCACTCTCAGTTATAGTTGATTTATAAGCAACAGTAAATGAAGTGGCGTTCCCCATATGTCTATAAATTACAACTTCAAATGAGTTATCACTAGTAAACTTAATATATCCATAACCTCGCTTTTGAAATTGCTCAAGAGACAAATTTTCTCTACTATTAATAGTTATATAAAAACTATCTTTATTAAGCATTTGTCCTTCTTGTAAAGTATCTTTCAAAACGATATTGTCATGTAAATATTGTTTCTTTAGATTGATATTTAAAAACCAACGTATTTCATTACTTTTGTCTGGCTGAATATCACCAGCTTTATAGAAAAAGATCCCCGGTCCTGTACCGTCCCCTTTCGAGTGAGTAATGCTAACCGTTTGTTTTTCTAAATTTGTCCCCAAATTCGTTTGTACATCTTTCGTTTTTCCTGCTTCTACATTCGTACCCTGAACAGTAAAATTAAAGTTCCCTCGAATATTCTCAAGCTTCTCTACCGTATCGTTAAATGTACAAACCACATTATTTCTATTGATCTGGCACGTTCCAAAAACGCGTCCTGCCTCATCCTTTAATGCAATCGTTCCACTATAACCCTGTAATTCTGGAGGAAGCGCTAACGTTAATGTATCCCCAGACTTCATCTTCTTTCCAGGTTTTTCACTAAAGTTTACATGTATTGTAGTCTTTTCCCCATAATTTAATGTTGTCTTTTCGATTGTAAAACTATCAACTAATCCTGTTGTGTTTAATTCTTGAGCATGACTTATAATAGGCATAAAAACTTGTCCAATAATAACAGTAAAAATAAAACAAATTACAGATATTCTTTTTAAATATGTACTCATAACGCCTCCATTTTTAATCATCAAATTTTCCTGCGGTGAAATCCTTTCCACCCTAAACCACCTTGAAAAAAGGTTACAACTAAAGAATATTTGCAGAATCAAACTATCTTTAATCCTACAAAACAAAGCAGTAAACAACACGATTCATTAACCATATTGTTCGCTTGTTTTGGCAGCCAACAATAAATATTAGTACTTATGAAAATGCATTACAAGACTGTTCATTCACATATTATTTTGTTACTATGTTAGTAGTAACCAAAATACACTGAATGACCATTTTATTCATACGGTCATCTGATGACTGACTATTTTTCTCTTTCGAATATTATCCATTACCATTCTCCCCTAATAACTTTATTCCACTAGTACTGAAGAACGAACATATTCCGAAATTACACATCCATATTTACTATTTTAATATTTCTCATCACTTCAAAACCCAACCTATTTAACACAAATCATATGGTTTTAAAATTAAAACAGTAAGCAATAAAATACATCCTACTATAATAATAAAAAGTAAGTATAAATAGAGGGTACATACAAATTTTTCAAGCTTGCTATCTCCTCATTTTTAATAATTTCACAATAATAAGGCTACCTTTCCTTATTAAGAAAGATAGCCTTATTTATATAGACAAATGCTCTACCGCCTAGTTTTTCGCGCCTTTCAACGACTCTCTCAGCACAAACTTTTGTAATTTCCCACTCGCATTACGCGGAAGTTCATCCACAAATAAATAATGACGTGGACGTTTATAGTCTGCTAATTCATCACTTTCTTTACAATATGTTTCTAAATCAGCTTCTGTAATCATTTCATCTTTCTTTACAATGACGGCCACAACACGTTCTCCCCATAATTCATCTGGCTCACCAAGTACTGCAACATCTAATACACCAGGGTGACTATGAAGGAAATCTTCAATTTCGCGAGGATAAATATTTACGCCACCGCTAATTACCATATCATCAACGCGATCTGCAACGAATAAATAGCCGTCTTTATCGAAGTAGCCTAAATCACCAGAATGATACCACCCTTTATACATCGATTTTTTATTTGCTTCTTCTCGGTTATGATATCCAGCCATCATGGTCGGGCCGCGTAAAATAATTTCCCCTACTTCATAAGGAGGCAATACATCATCTGGCTCTGCTGGTGCATCTTCGTTCGGTTTCACAATTCGAATTTCATGGCTAAAGCAGGGCGTTCCTGCTGAACCAGCTTTCGTAATTTGATCCTCTTCTACTAGAAACGCAACAACTGGTCCCATTTCTGTCATCCCGTAAATTTGGACAAGATCAATATAAAGACGCTCTTTACATTCCTTCACTAACGCTGGAGCCATCGCAGCCCCGCCATATACACCGATTTTCATCGAAGTTAAATCATACTCGGCTAGATCTTTTTGCAGTAACATATTCCACATCGTTGGTGCTGCAAAAAACGTCGTAATCTTCTCTTCTTGAATTGTATGTAATACTCTATCCGTATCAAAATGATGTAAAATAACATTCTTTCCGCCAACTTGAATGCGCGGTATAATTCCAGCGTTTAACTCGCCACAATGATATAAAGGCGCTACCACAAGTCCGGCGCTATCCCTGTTATATTTTATAAAATACGTACAAATCATACTATGCTCAGCCATATCACGATGGCGATGTAGTACACCTTTCGGATGACCAGTCGTACCACTCGTATAAAGCATAGAGCAATAGTCCATTTCATCGACTACGATATCTACTTTTTCAGCTGATGCTTCATTTACTTTTTCATGGTAGGAACTAGCGTAGGAAGGTGCATCGTCTTCTACATACCAAAAAGACGAATTTGGAAAATCTCGTTCAATCATAGCAACAGTTGATTCAACTGCTTTTTCAAAGACAACTACTTTCGAGGCTGCATCTTGGAGGATATATGATAATTCTTTTGCTTTTAAGCGGAAATTAATTGGGTTGAAGATTGCGCCAATTTTGGAACAGGCTAAGTAAACGTTTACAAATTCGCGACAGTTATATAAGTAAACAGATACACAATCTCCCTTTCTTACTCCTTCTTTCAATAGAGCTTGCGCCGTTTTATTTATTTGCTCATCCCACTGTTTATATGTCCAGCGAATATTTTTTTCTGGTTCTACTAACGCCTCTTTATTCGGATATTTGCCAACTGCCAAATCAAAAATTCTCCCTATCGTCATGTACATGCCAACAATTTCCCCCTTTTCTCTTTCATAAATCTATCATTTCGTCTATAAGTAGACATAGTCCTCTAATAATTTGACTAATTTTTCTGATTATTATCGACATAGTTTTACAAATGGACCGTTCAGCGGTAAATGAAATTACATCGGCGGTTTTTAAGATATATCGATTTACCGACAAAAACTAACAACACTAGTCCCCTATATGAAAAAGAAGCCATCCCAAAATTGGGACAGCCATCTTCTCCTTACACGAATAGCTCTTCTAAAATTTTCAGTTTATCTTCTGTATATTTCACGAAGCCATCGTTATATGATTTTGGATCTTTCGGATTCGCAAAGTGTGTAATTGCTCCTGTTTGTGGGTGAACAAATTTACTTGATGCCCCGCAACCAAGTCCGATAATCGATTGTACTTCTTCCATAATAACAATATTGTAGATACTTTCTTGCGTCGGTATTGCATACCCAACGTTTTCTAAGTTACCTAAAATATTTTTTTGACGATATAAATAGTATGGCACGTAATTATGGTTCTTCGTCCACTCTTCCGCCTCATGCATCATCGCAGTAATTTCTTCGCGACCTGCTACTTTATATTTACGTTTGTTTTGCGTCATTTCAGAAGCACGTTTAAATGATAACGTATGAACTGTTAACGATTCTGGCATTAACTTTTCTGTTTCATCTAACGTATGCTTAAAGATGTCTAATCCTTCACCAGGAAGACCAATAATTAAATCCATATTAATATTGTTCATTCCCATTTCACGTGCTAAATGATACTTCTCAATCGTTTCTTCTACAGTGTGATGACGTCCAATTGCTTTTAGTGTCTCTTGATGGTATGACTGCGGATTAATACTAATACGGTCAATGTTCCATTTATTTAACACTTCTAGCTTTGCTGGTGTGATTGTATCTGGGCGACCTGCCTCAACTGTTACTTCACGTACATCTTTCACATCTGGGAAAGCTTGGTACATTTCTTCATACAACATATCCATCTCTTCTGCTGTAATACTCGTCGGTGTACCACCGCCGTAATAAATCGTCGTAACTGTAACACCTTTTTCTTTTAAAAACTTACCAATTTCACGAACTTCATAATGTAACCCGCCTAAGAACGAATCAACTGATCCTTGGCGTCCGTTAATTGCATAAGCCGGGAACGTACAGTACGCACATTTTGTAGGACAAAACGGAATACCGATGTAAATACTTACTTCTTCTTTCAATCGGTATAAATCTGGAACAACCGCTAATTGGCAATCAACGATACGCTGAAGAAGCTCAATTTTTTCTTCATGAATTAAATAACTTTCACGAAGTTCTTTATGTGCTTCTTCTTTTGACATACCATTTTGAAGCAGTTTGTGAAGAAGCTTCGTTGGGCGTACCCCAGTTAATATTCCCCAGCTCTGTTCAAGTCCAGTTAGCTGTTGAAGTACAGAAAGATATACGTAAGAAACAACATGTTTCACTTGCTTCATACGTTCTTTTTCTTCTGTGAAAGCAGATAAATCTTTCGCGAATGTTTCTTCATACACATTTCCGGTTGCAACATCTGTTAAACGAGCTGATGCTGTCACATTACCTTCTATCTGTATATCAACGATAAGATTTGCTTCTTCTTTATCAAACCCTATCGTGCTCTCTTCAAAAAATAAACCGCCAATATTTTGTAGCGGACGTAAAAAACGATCATCTTGTAACGTTTTAATTGAAATTAACAACATTATCACCTTTTCATTTGCAAACTCTCTTTAGTTTACTTGAAGGGCGTTTGCAGGTCAATACAGAAGGTTTTACCTTATTTCCATATCACATTTACAACATACTGAATATTGATTCTTCATAAACCTCTCCTAGTTGTATAGATATTATAATATGCCCTTGTTACAATCTAAAACGTATTAGTACTAACTACTAGTTTAAATACATATAAAGGAAGCCTGTTAACACAAGATTAAAAATCTAACGTGTTAAAACAACTATGAAAAAAAGTTTCACAACGTTTTAGCACTCGCTCTTGCACTACAAACTTTTGTAGCACCTACTTATTCATTCGCAGAGAATGTAGAGAAAACCACGGAATTATCTACTGATGAACAAGCTCTAAAAAGCATTGAAGAACATGCAAAAAAACATCGACATGCTGAAGAGAATCACCTTGAAATAAATGGTGAATATCTTCTCCATTTATCAAAAAAACTTCCACTATATGACTCGAACAATTTAAAGAACAAAACAAATATTGAAGTTACCGAACAAGTCGTAAAGGCGACAAAGAAAAAAAGATAATGCATATTATGTACAAACTGCATCTAGTTCTGGCTGGATCAATAATGATGATAATAGTTTAGAAGTACGAGAGATTCATAAACTCTCTAACAAAAAATTAATTATAAAAGAAGAGACTTTTACATATTCACTTCCTTTCGAACCATTTAAAGAAGAGAACAAAATACAACCACAAGCACTCACTCCTACCGAACAGTCTGGGAATTGGTTTAAAATTCAATTAAACGAAACACCAAAATGGATTTACGCACCTTCAGCTACATTTGAAGGTACGAAAGCATCATTATTCGAAAATAAGGGTTCAACGGAAAATAAAAATCTATATAGAACTCCCGCAAATTTATATACAAGTAATATTTATGGTGCGACATTTAAAGAAATGATTGTCCCAAAAGGTACAGCAACACGTGGTGAAGCTGCTGCATTTTTAAATAGAATGCTTAAAGTAATCGAAGCATAAAAACAAAAAAAGAAACGTAGCGAAAATGCTACGTTTCTTTTTTCATCGTTTCGGTGTATGTTTATGATTCTTTAAAAATGGAAGCGGAAATTGCTTACGGAAATGCTCTTTAATCATATATTCTACGCCGTTCTCAGTATTAGAACGTGTAATCCAGTCTGCGGCTTGCTTTAATTCTACAGGGGCGTTCCCCATTGCTACCCCGAGCCCAACATTTTCAATTACCTCTAAGTCTTCTATGCTATCTCCAATCGCAACCATTTCACTAAGGTTAATATTTAAATGCTCCCCAAGTAATTGTAAACCACGTAGTTTTGATACATTTTGAGGGAGAATTTCTATACGTCTCTCATCACACTCAACGTACTCTACATCTTGAAATGCCTTTCTTAACGTATTCATCCCTCTTTCTTTTTCACCTTTCGTATGGAAAACAATATCAATTTTTGGTGCAGCTACTGGATGATCACGCAGTGCATCCCCTAGCGAATCTACAAATTGAACTGGATAAAATAACGGATCTGCGCTTGATAATACAGTACGCGCAATTAAGTTTGGTGTATTTCTCTCACGATTCCCAATTGAATATCTTTCATGAGAAATGCGAACATTACAATCAAAATGCTCTAACACTTGCACAATATTAAAGGTTTTCTCTTCAGATAATCTCCTTTGAGCGAACGGCTTATCTAACGATGCTGAAACGAAAGCACCGCCATGCGTAACTAATATAGAATCTAATTTTAACGCCTTCGCTATTTTATGGGCAGATTGAAAATTACGATTCGTAAATAATGTAACGTATACATCTTTTCTTTTCACAAATTCAATTGTTTCTCGTATCCCTTTTGCGATTTTTCCGTTGTTGTATAGTAGTGTCCCATCTATATTAAGAGCTAGTAAGCGATAAATCATGTCGCACTCCCCCTCTTCGCTGTTGTACTCTATCCATAATTTATGAAATAAATGTAGCAAATAGAACGAGTTAGAATTACTACTGGAAATTTGGTTTACTATATACATATACAACTGGCAAAGGAGATAGTACAATGCAGGCACCTCCTTCTTTTTATGAAGGCGATACGTTAGAGGTCGCAAAGAAGTTACTCGGACATAAACTGGTACATATTGTAGACGGCATAAAGCGGAGCGGAATTATTGTAGAAGTAGAAGCATACAAAGGTCCAGATGATAAGGCCGCACATAGTTACGGAGGAAGACGGACTGATCGAACAGAAGTAATGTTCGGCGTACCAGGACATGCTTACGTATATTTAATTTACGGCATGTATCATTGCTTTAACGTAATTACAGCACCAATCGACACCCCGCAAGGAGTTCTCATTCGTGCTCTTGAACCTGTAGATGGAATCGAAGACATGAAACTAGCACGCTACAACAAAACCGACATTACGAAAGCTCAGTATAAAAACTTAACAAATGGCCCCGGAAAACTATGCCGCGCACTCGGAATCACTTTAAAAGAGCGCGGGGTATCATTACAAAGTGATACGTTACATATTGAATTAGTTCCGAAAGAAGAACATTTATTATCCATACATAACATAATAGCTGGCCCTCGTATTAATATTGATTACGCAGAAGAAGCCATTCACTACCCATGGCGGTTTTATTATGAAAAGCATCCGTTTGTTTCAAAATAAAGAAGCTATCCTATAAGTCAGTGAAACCAACTTATAGGATAGCTCTTTTTTCGTAACTCATCACACGTCGAAAAGCCGAAATCCGGGCTCGGATTTCGGTTTTGTTTCTATAAAAGAAACCGTTGTTCCTCCAACATTGCCAAATATAGCTCATCTCCAAAGAGAAAATCTTAAAAGCATTATTTTTTTAATGCATAATAATTATCTAAATTGAATTTCGACATAATGAAAGTTCCTGTTGGCGTTAAAAGTTGTGACATAGATTGTATGACCTGAGGTAATTGAGCTAACTCAATAGGATGTGATAACAAAATGTACTGGAATTTTTCATCTGTAAATACCTCATGTAACTTGTCATACTCAGCAGAAGTTGTAGGAGCTACCCTATTTGCAAGAGCTGCTGCTTTTTCATTAATTTCTGCTCCAAATATGGAAACTGCCGGGTAACGCCTTTTCATTTCTAATAAAGTTGCACCAGATCCAGCTCCTATATGAAGAATATTCACTTGATCAGGCGCAAATCGATCTACAATTGCTAGTAAATCATAATGAATGTATAAACTTTCACCATAAAATCCCCATTTTTCATACAATTTTATATTATTTGCATGTAAAACTACAGAAAATTTCATACTATCTTCTTTCCATGAGACACTTCCGTAGTGATGAATAAATGTATCTTTACATAAATACAATTTATATCCTTTTTCAAACATTCTTAGTGACAAATCATCATCTTCATAATTCCCCGGTGTAAATCGTTCATCTAATAATCCAACTTCATCTAACACTGATTTTTTTATAAGCATACAGAATCCGATTAATTTCATACGTTCTTCCCATTTATTTTTATCACTTTGATTATATAAAGTTGCAAACTTCTGCATTCCTTCAATATCTTTATAAAATGTTGGTATAGCAGTATAGTAAGCGGCATTATTAGTTATGGGCCCTACCGCTCCAGTATCCTTACTTTCATATAAACACCGAATTAAGTTGCTTAGCCAATTTTCAGTTACGACCACATCATTATTTAATAATAGAATATTATCACCTTTTGCCTCTTTAACCCCCTGATTGCATCCCTTTGGAAAACCCATATTCTCCGCATTTTCCACTAGCATAATATCCGATTGTTTTTGTAACCATTCTACAGTACCATCTGTTGACGCATTGTCCACAACTATTAACTCATACTCTTGTTCCACTGTATAAGTTCTAATACTTTGGATGCATTCTTTTGTATATTGTAATTGATTATGAGTCAATATAATTATACTTGTGAGCATGAATCAAACTCCTCTCAGCAGCCAAAATGATTATATAGTATTATTAAACACTATTCTTTTGATAAACTATCAAAATATTTTCTATTATATTCAATGCTTGGATTATTAGGTATGAACTGTGCAGCTTGTTCGTTATGATAAATGGCCTTTTCATATTCTTTTAATCGATCATAACAAATACATAGTTGAATATGCGGCAACCATGTATGACACTCTTCCCGGACAAATGGAGAATCCTTTGGCCTTGGCCCGTCAATTGCTGCATGGTACCAATATATCGCTTTGGAATATTCGTTTTGTTGCAAAAATACACGTCCTAAGTGGCAACAAAGTTCTCCTCTAGGCGTGTCATACGTAAATGATTGTAAACAAGACTGTATAGATTTTTTTAAGTCCCCCAATTCTAAATAACATTCGGCTCTTTTTAAACAAGCTTGAATATTATCTTCAACCCAACCCTTTTCTTCATCTAAAAATTTAGAATACCCCTTAACAGCCTTATCAAATAATCTGTGATCCTTACATTCATTTGCATAATAGTACACATCACGGGGACTAAATTCTTTTCCACTCTCAAGATGTTTTTCATATATTTTTAAATTACGATTAGTATATGCTTTTATTTTTTTATGACTTACCCCTACATCACTATTTATAAGATTTCCATACACCTCTAAATATTCATGAACAAATCCATACCATTGAAAATTTCTACTTCTGTTTACTAATCGATATCGCCTTAAAGAATGTGTTGGATTTCCTTCTATATCAAAAGTTAAATAATATTTCATAGATACTGCATCCGTACTACGATCTAACGTACTTTTTAACTGCAACAATTTCTTTATATCTTCCGTATCTATTATGTCATCTGCGTCTAGCCAAAGAATGTATTCTTTTGTAGCTTTAGAAAATGCAAAATTTCGTGCCGCTGAAAAATCTTCAATCCATTGAAAATCATAAACTTTCGCGTCGTACTTCTTCACAATTTCTTTTGTAGCATCTGTTGAACCTGTATCTACAATAATTATTTCATCCACAACACTTTTGACCGATTCTAAGCATGTTGATATAGTTTGTTCTTCATCTTTTACAATCATGCATAAACTAATAGTAATTGAGTTTCCCATCATATCCCCCCTATCCTTTTGATGTATATGTTTGGAGAGAAATTTATATTTCTTTTGCTTCAAAATTGAGTTTTCATTTTACAAATTAAACATAATGAGGCCTGCAGTGAAATTAGATAGGGGTATTTTACTCGAAGATTGTGAATCAATGAAAAAAACCGAAGTCTGAACAAGACTTCGGTTCTTTATATAGAGAATACATAATTTCAATTCCTTTTTACTCCGCACCTTCCGCGGTAGCAATATCATTCTCTAAGTTTTCTCTTGATAATTCAGCCGCCATAAAATCAGCTGTTTCAGGAAGTGCTAAATGCATATGAGCTTTTTGACAAATTTGGATCG
Proteins encoded:
- a CDS encoding fatty acid--CoA ligase, with the protein product MYMTIGRIFDLAVGKYPNKEALVEPEKNIRWTYKQWDEQINKTAQALLKEGVRKGDCVSVYLYNCREFVNVYLACSKIGAIFNPINFRLKAKELSYILQDAASKVVVFEKAVESTVAMIERDFPNSSFWYVEDDAPSYASSYHEKVNEASAEKVDIVVDEMDYCSMLYTSGTTGHPKGVLHRHRDMAEHSMICTYFIKYNRDSAGLVVAPLYHCGELNAGIIPRIQVGGKNVILHHFDTDRVLHTIQEEKITTFFAAPTMWNMLLQKDLAEYDLTSMKIGVYGGAAMAPALVKECKERLYIDLVQIYGMTEMGPVVAFLVEEDQITKAGSAGTPCFSHEIRIVKPNEDAPAEPDDVLPPYEVGEIILRGPTMMAGYHNREEANKKSMYKGWYHSGDLGYFDKDGYLFVADRVDDMVISGGVNIYPREIEDFLHSHPGVLDVAVLGEPDELWGERVVAVIVKKDEMITEADLETYCKESDELADYKRPRHYLFVDELPRNASGKLQKFVLRESLKGAKN
- a CDS encoding glycosyltransferase family 2 protein produces the protein MGNSITISLCMIVKDEEQTISTCLESVKSVVDEIIIVDTGSTDATKEIVKKYDAKVYDFQWIEDFSAARNFAFSKATKEYILWLDADDIIDTEDIKKLLQLKSTLDRSTDAVSMKYYLTFDIEGNPTHSLRRYRLVNRSRNFQWYGFVHEYLEVYGNLINSDVGVSHKKIKAYTNRNLKIYEKHLESGKEFSPRDVYYYANECKDHRLFDKAVKGYSKFLDEEKGWVEDNIQACLKRAECYLELGDLKKSIQSCLQSFTYDTPRGELCCHLGRVFLQQNEYSKAIYWYHAAIDGPRPKDSPFVREECHTWLPHIQLCICYDRLKEYEKAIYHNEQAAQFIPNNPSIEYNRKYFDSLSKE
- a CDS encoding Cof-type HAD-IIB family hydrolase is translated as MIYRLLALNIDGTLLYNNGKIAKGIRETIEFVKRKDVYVTLFTNRNFQSAHKIAKALKLDSILVTHGGAFVSASLDKPFAQRRLSEEKTFNIVQVLEHFDCNVRISHERYSIGNRERNTPNLIARTVLSSADPLFYPVQFVDSLGDALRDHPVAAPKIDIVFHTKGEKERGMNTLRKAFQDVEYVECDERRIEILPQNVSKLRGLQLLGEHLNINLSEMVAIGDSIEDLEVIENVGLGVAMGNAPVELKQAADWITRSNTENGVEYMIKEHFRKQFPLPFLKNHKHTPKR
- a CDS encoding coproporphyrinogen III oxidase, yielding MLLISIKTLQDDRFLRPLQNIGGLFFEESTIGFDKEEANLIVDIQIEGNVTASARLTDVATGNVYEETFAKDLSAFTEEKERMKQVKHVVSYVYLSVLQQLTGLEQSWGILTGVRPTKLLHKLLQNGMSKEEAHKELRESYLIHEEKIELLQRIVDCQLAVVPDLYRLKEEVSIYIGIPFCPTKCAYCTFPAYAINGRQGSVDSFLGGLHYEVREIGKFLKEKGVTVTTIYYGGGTPTSITAEEMDMLYEEMYQAFPDVKDVREVTVEAGRPDTITPAKLEVLNKWNIDRISINPQSYHQETLKAIGRHHTVEETIEKYHLAREMGMNNINMDLIIGLPGEGLDIFKHTLDETEKLMPESLTVHTLSFKRASEMTQNKRKYKVAGREEITAMMHEAEEWTKNHNYVPYYLYRQKNILGNLENVGYAIPTQESIYNIVIMEEVQSIIGLGCGASSKFVHPQTGAITHFANPKDPKSYNDGFVKYTEDKLKILEELFV
- a CDS encoding Cna B-type domain-containing protein; translation: MSTYLKRISVICFIFTVIIGQVFMPIISHAQELNTTGLVDSFTIEKTTLNYGEKTTIHVNFSEKPGKKMKSGDTLTLALPPELQGYSGTIALKDEAGRVFGTCQINRNNVVCTFNDTVEKLENIRGNFNFTVQGTNVEAGKTKDVQTNLGTNLEKQTVSITHSKGDGTGPGIFFYKAGDIQPDKSNEIRWFLNINLKKQYLHDNIVLKDTLQEGQMLNKDSFYITINSRENLSLEQFQKRGYGYIKFTSDNSFEVVIYRHMGNATSFTVAYKSTITESGKSLKFLQNDYKLDYQILYEKPVSESNSVKVENISFGGGAEGDLPAKGTLQIVKHIEGNEGKVIPGVSFKLYTESGQQIGDSYTTNQDGVVEVPNLAPGNYYVQEISAPNYVEFDPQTKIPFTIKKDDVNGIKLMVPNKLKTTSVAGTKTWKDDKVKDRPENIKVDLLQNGKVIATKEVTAANDWKYEFEKLPAVDNEGKAYKYEVKEQPVSGYQSKVNGYDITNIKIHEATEVEEQGKEETTEELEESLKPEEPKVTEEPNKPEKPEVTDKPEIWVKPEEEKIEEETTEEIEESLKPENPKVTEEPNVLEKPEVTDKPEIWVKPEEEQNKEETTEELEESLKPEEPKVTEEPNVLEKPEVTDKPEIWVKPEEEQNKEETIEELEAPTKPESPKVTEEPNVLEKPEVTDKPEIWVKPEEEQSKEETIEEMEVQTKPESPKVTEEPNVLEKPEVTDKPEIWVKPEEEQSKEETIEEMEVQTKPEEPKVTEEPNVLEKPEVTDKPEIWVKPEEEQNKEATTEELNEEKPEEPKVTEEPNVLEKPEVTDKPEIWVKSEEEQNKEETTEESKEEKPEEPKVTEEPNVLEKPEVTDKPEIWVKSEEEKVEVETTEEWKEEELEVTEEQPGVPNKPEVKEQPEVSNKPEAQDKVEVQNKPEVQDKVEVQSKQDVQSKSEVSPSKENSKQSKLLPQTGGTSTESTSLIAGMFALIFGAMLFRRKKN
- a CDS encoding DNA-3-methyladenine glycosylase, which encodes MQAPPSFYEGDTLEVAKKLLGHKLVHIVDGIKRSGIIVEVEAYKGPDDKAAHSYGGRRTDRTEVMFGVPGHAYVYLIYGMYHCFNVITAPIDTPQGVLIRALEPVDGIEDMKLARYNKTDITKAQYKNLTNGPGKLCRALGITLKERGVSLQSDTLHIELVPKEEHLLSIHNIIAGPRINIDYAEEAIHYPWRFYYEKHPFVSK
- a CDS encoding glycosyltransferase, coding for MLTSIIILTHNQLQYTKECIQSIRTYTVEQEYELIVVDNASTDGTVEWLQKQSDIMLVENAENMGFPKGCNQGVKEAKGDNILLLNNDVVVTENWLSNLIRCLYESKDTGAVGPITNNAAYYTAIPTFYKDIEGMQKFATLYNQSDKNKWEERMKLIGFCMLIKKSVLDEVGLLDERFTPGNYEDDDLSLRMFEKGYKLYLCKDTFIHHYGSVSWKEDSMKFSVVLHANNIKLYEKWGFYGESLYIHYDLLAIVDRFAPDQVNILHIGAGSGATLLEMKRRYPAVSIFGAEINEKAAALANRVAPTTSAEYDKLHEVFTDEKFQYILLSHPIELAQLPQVIQSMSQLLTPTGTFIMSKFNLDNYYALKK